A genomic stretch from Corynebacterium sp. 21KM1197 includes:
- a CDS encoding Na/Pi symporter: MVSQTTPILGTQHYMNPKDIAPHEDMIMLSTAGKLIRCAGVIAAILSLFLGLYLVVDGIYGMSSGYAQRVFSSATHPLIGLVLGILAAALLQSSSAATALTVAAVGTGAISVPVAIPLIMGANIGTTLTALAASFSYGHRNGARYRALSAAFLHAWFNVLMVAVFLPLELLFHPLQALSHAVTNFFLPEGHHGLSSEPTIIGPFTPLIEAIGTQGLLGRLFPTVSGLACALLGALLILLGLRTMRALLRTLFAATTLSALERTVGGSGVAGVATGALGTAVIQSSTVIIISLLPFAATRSLKQREALFLILGANVGTTVGVLLAFAALPHSPLGAFALQAAFVHVIFNLMGTTLVVVIPALRRALLRTARLSAHHASKSAPAALAVLLAAYCALPALILGLWAANN, encoded by the coding sequence GTGGTATCGCAGACCACACCGATCCTGGGCACCCAGCACTACATGAACCCCAAGGACATCGCCCCACATGAGGACATGATCATGCTTTCCACCGCGGGCAAACTCATCCGCTGCGCCGGGGTCATAGCGGCCATCCTTTCTCTTTTCCTGGGTCTGTACCTAGTGGTAGACGGCATTTACGGCATGAGTTCGGGCTACGCTCAGCGCGTTTTCTCCTCCGCCACCCACCCCCTCATCGGTCTTGTTCTGGGAATCCTCGCCGCCGCCTTGCTGCAATCCTCCTCCGCAGCCACCGCGCTCACCGTGGCCGCGGTGGGCACCGGGGCAATTTCCGTGCCGGTGGCAATTCCGCTCATCATGGGGGCCAATATCGGCACCACCCTCACGGCCCTCGCGGCGTCGTTTAGCTATGGCCACCGCAACGGGGCTCGGTACCGGGCACTGAGCGCGGCGTTTCTCCACGCCTGGTTCAACGTTCTCATGGTGGCGGTGTTCCTCCCCCTGGAACTGCTCTTTCACCCCCTGCAAGCACTCTCCCACGCGGTGACGAACTTTTTCCTGCCCGAGGGACACCACGGGCTCAGCTCCGAACCCACCATCATCGGCCCCTTCACGCCCCTCATCGAGGCCATCGGAACCCAGGGCCTACTCGGCCGCCTCTTTCCCACGGTGAGCGGACTCGCCTGCGCGCTGCTGGGCGCGCTGCTCATTCTCCTCGGGCTACGCACCATGCGCGCGCTCCTGCGCACGCTCTTTGCCGCCACCACGCTCAGCGCCCTGGAACGCACCGTGGGCGGCTCGGGCGTGGCCGGGGTGGCCACCGGCGCCCTGGGCACGGCGGTGATTCAGTCCTCCACCGTCATCATTATTTCCCTCCTGCCCTTTGCCGCCACTCGTTCGCTCAAGCAACGCGAGGCACTCTTTCTCATCCTTGGGGCCAACGTGGGCACCACCGTGGGCGTGCTGCTGGCCTTTGCCGCACTCCCGCACAGCCCCCTGGGGGCCTTTGCCCTGCAAGCGGCCTTCGTCCACGTGATCTTCAACCTCATGGGCACCACCCTCGTGGTGGTCATTCCCGCGCTGCGTCGCGCGCTGCTTCGCACGGCCCGGCTCAGCGCTCATCACGCCAGCAAGAGCGCCCCCGCCGCGCTGGCCGTGCTCCTCGCCGCATACTGCGCGCTTCCCGCACTCATTCTGGGGCTGTGGGCAGCCAATAACTAA
- a CDS encoding EamA family transporter has protein sequence MPAAQQVITRRSVLIAAGLIFIGSAGIQTSSAISAGLFDSYGPFGTSALRMVIAALVLLVLVRPRLRGRGRAEWLGIAVYGVAMALMNLCLYSAIERLPLGVAVTLDFLGPCAVALMASRRLREGLCAVASLLGVALISVGPWGYFDAVGYAAGLGAAFFFGLYTVFASRVGKAGSGLDGLALSVTVAALLTLPLGMPHVGEVNASGWGLLGLSAVIGVVIPYSVDTLAGRITSARVIGTLFAIDPAMGSLVGWLMLGQTMSAVALCGVFVVMLSGALLVWLSEE, from the coding sequence ATGCCCGCTGCACAGCAAGTAATCACGCGCCGCTCCGTGCTGATCGCGGCGGGGCTGATCTTTATCGGCTCGGCGGGGATTCAGACCTCCTCCGCGATCTCCGCCGGGCTCTTTGATTCCTACGGGCCCTTTGGCACCAGCGCCCTGCGCATGGTGATCGCGGCCCTGGTACTCCTCGTGTTGGTGCGGCCCCGGTTGCGGGGACGCGGCCGTGCCGAGTGGCTGGGGATTGCGGTGTATGGCGTGGCGATGGCGCTGATGAACCTCTGCCTTTATAGCGCCATCGAGCGCCTGCCCCTGGGCGTGGCGGTGACCCTGGACTTCCTCGGCCCGTGCGCGGTGGCGCTCATGGCCTCGCGCAGGCTGCGGGAGGGGCTGTGCGCGGTGGCCTCCCTGCTGGGCGTGGCGCTGATCTCGGTGGGGCCGTGGGGATACTTTGACGCGGTGGGCTACGCGGCCGGGCTGGGGGCGGCGTTCTTCTTCGGGCTGTACACGGTGTTTGCCAGCCGGGTGGGCAAGGCGGGCAGCGGGCTCGATGGTTTGGCGCTCTCGGTGACGGTGGCGGCGCTGCTCACGCTGCCGCTGGGGATGCCCCACGTGGGGGAGGTGAATGCCTCCGGGTGGGGGCTTTTGGGGCTCTCCGCGGTGATTGGGGTGGTGATTCCCTATTCGGTGGATACGCTGGCGGGGCGGATCACCTCGGCGCGGGTGATCGGCACGCTCTTTGCCATTGATCCCGCGATGGGTTCCCTGGTGGGGTGGCTCATGCTGGGGCAGACGATGAGCGCCGTGGCCCTCTGCGGGGTGTTCGTGGTGATGTTATCCGGGGCCCTGCTGGTGTGGCTCTCGGAGGAATAG